Genomic DNA from Nomascus leucogenys isolate Asia chromosome 10, Asia_NLE_v1, whole genome shotgun sequence:
AATCTTCCTGCTGAAtggaattactttcttgattATAGAGCTACCCTTCTTAACCCAAAAtgatgatttctgtttttaaagtctattttttttttttttttgagatggagtttcgctcttgttgcccaggccggagtgtaatggtgcaatcttggctcaccgcaacctccgccccctgggttcaagcaattctcttgctttagcctcccgagtagctggaattacaggcatgtgccaccatgcccagataattttgtatttttaatagagacggggtttctccatgttggtcaggctgatctcaaactcctgacctcaggtgatccgcccatctcagcctcccgaagtgctgggattgcaggcatgagtcaccccaCCCGGCCACACCTCTTATTTTCAAACACCTTAGGTCTTCATGTCTTAAAGTGTGTTACTTGTTACTACTGTGCACCTAGATTTTGGTATTTTATCCAATCTGACAAattctgtcttgtctttttttttgaaacaagttctcgctctgttgcccaggctggagtgcagtggcactattctcggctcactgaacctctgtccccgggctcaagccatcctcccacctcagccttctgaataccTGGAaacacaggtgcccgccaccatgcccagctaattttttgtgtttttggtagagatggggttgcaccatgttgcccagtctggtctcaaactcctgagctcaagtgacccacctgcctcagcctcctaaagtcctgggattacaggcatgagccaccatgcctagctgggTTGGTTTCAATGGTTAGTGAAAAAGGCAGTATTTCCACCTTTGGGGAAGATTCaggaacaagaaaacaaacagaatagCAGATGAGTAAGTAAATGAAAATCTAATTACAACAAATAAAAGTGTTACAAAGACAGACTACAAGAAATGGGAGAAAGGATAAAGGTGTGTGTTTAGGGCTGTCAGGCTGAGAGCTTTCTTGAAAGTGTGAGtttttgccgggcgtggtggctcacgcctgtaatcccaatacttttagaagccaaggcggctggatcacatgacgtcaggagttcaagagaccagcctagctaacatggtgaaaccttgtctctaataaaaatacaaaaattagccgggcgtggcagcacacgcctgtaatctcagctactgaggaggctgaggcaggagaatcgcttgaaccccagaggctgagattgcagtgagctgagatcgcaccactgcactccagcctgggagacagagctagaccccatgtcaaatatttaaaaagagacaagccaggcacagtggctcacgcccataatcccagcactttgagaggccaaggcggggggattgcctgaggtcaggagtttgagaccagcctggccaacatggtgaaaccccatctctactaaaaaaacaaaaattacccaggcatggtggcaggcgcctataatcccagctactcgggaggttgaggcaggagaatcacttgaacctgggaggcagaggttgcagtgagctgagatcacgccactgcactccagcctgggggacagagtaagactctgtctcaaaaaaaaaaaaaaaagaaagaaaaactagagagagagagtgtgagttTTCATCTGAGACCTTAAGGATGAGAAAAGCAGCAAAAAGCCCAGGACAGGATTCTTGATAGATGGAAGAACCTGATGAGAGATCTGAGATGGAAAAGGCCTAGAATTATTTTACATGCTCATAGATGGCTGGTGGTTTTGTACactgggaggaaaggggagaatgTTCAATGTGAAGAGGCCCTGCTCTTGCTGAGACAGAGTGGTGACAAAGACAAGCAGGGACCTGCTTTGTCAAGAGCCCTGTGAGCCATGGCAGTGagtttgtaattctttttttttttttttttttttctagacagagttttgctctgtcacccaggctggagtgcagtggcacaatctcggctcactgcaagctccgcctccctggttcatgcgattctcctgcctcagcctcccgagtagttgggactacaggcatgtgccaccacggctggctaattttgtatttttagtagagacggggtttcttcatgttggtcaggctgatctctaacacccgacctcgggtgatccacccgcctcagtctcccaaagtgctgtgattacagacgtgagccactgcacccagcctcttttttttttttttttttttttctgagatggactctcactctgtcttccaggctggagtgcagtagtgccatcttggctcactgcaacctccacctcctaggttcaagtgattcttgtgtctcggtctcccaagtagctgggattataggcgcctgccaccatgtctgctaatttttgtattttttagtagcaacagggtttctccatgttggccaggctgatcttgaactcctgacctcaagcgatccactagccttggactcccaaagtgctgggattaaggcatgagccacctcgcctggcctttGGAATTAATTCTAAATGCACCAAAATGGGAAGGCAGTGAAATATTTAAGCAGAGATTTTCATTTTGATTGGCATCAACTTTATGTGGTGGGAAGTGTTGAAAATATAGATGCcttatttacatgaaatgtccagaataggcaaatttatagagacagaattGGTAGCTCTCTGCCAGTAATggatgccaggggctggagggaaaagggagtggggagtgactgcttaatgggcaGGGGGTTTCTATttggagtgataaaaatgttccggccaggcgaggtggctcacgcctgtaatcccaacactttgggaggccagggcgggtggattgtttgaggtcaggagttcaagaccagcctggccaatatggtgaaaccccatctctactaaaactacaaaaattagctgggtgtgatagcggtgcctgtaatcccagctactcaggaggctgaggcaggagaatcacttgaacccaggaggtggaggttgcgtgagccaagattgtaccactgtactccagcctgggcgacagagcaagattccatctcaaagcaaaaaacaaaaaacaaattgagaACCCCTGGTTTAATTTGTCTTCTTGCTCCCTTCTGGCACCATATGAGCTCTTCACGTAGTGTGCTTTCATGTGCTTTTTTGAAATTGCGTAATATTTGAGATGTATATAAGccattcattttttatggttatttatttttgtctccctATTctactatagattttttttttttttttctgagacagagtcttgctctgtcgcccaggctggagtgcagtggcgcagtctcggctcactgcaacctctgcctcccaggttcaagtgattctcctgcctcaacctcccgagtagctgggattacaggtgcctgccaccatgtctggctaatttttgtatttttaatagagacggggtttcaccatcttggccaggtgaactcccgaccttgtgatccacccacctcagcctcccaaagtgctgggattacagatgtgagccatcgcgcccagcctctactatagaattttttatttctcatagagAAGGATCACAGcttgtatttatctttttcttatttttcagactTGGAGTCCAGGTGTGagaaatttctacaaaaagatatttttgaaatcGGGACATTCAACTGGGAGATAATGGAAAGCCTTAAATGCAGTGACCTGGAGGGCTCCGATTTTAGAGCTGACTGGGAACGCGAAGGCCAGTTTGAGAGACAAGTCAATGAAGAGTGCTATTTTAAGCAAGTGAGCGTCACCTATGGACATATGCCCACGTTCCAGCATCACACGTCTCACACTGTACGTCAGAGCAGGGAGACTGGTGAGAAATTGATGGAATGTCATGAATGTGGGAAAGCATTTagccgtggctcacaccttatTCAACATCAGAAAACTCACACTGGTGAAAAACCCTTCggatgtaaggaatgtgggaaggccttcagCCGTGCCTCACACCTTGTTCagcatcagagaattcacacagGTGAGAAACCTTATGACTGTAAGGACTGTGGGAAGGCCTTTGGTCGTACGTCAGAACTTATTCTACATCAGAGACTTCATACTGGTGTCaaaccttatgaatgtaaagaatgtgggaagACCTTTAGGCAGCATTCACAGCTGATTCTGCATCAAAGAACCCACACAGGCGAGAAACCCTACGTATGTAAAGACTGTGGCAAGGCTTTCATTCGTGGCTCCCAACTCACTGTGCATCGGAGAATCCACACGGGTGCCAGACCCTATGAGTGTAAAGAATGCGGGAAAGCCTTTAGACAGCACTCACAGCTGACTGTACACCAGCGAATccacactggtgagaaaccctacGAGTGTAAGGAATGTGGAAAGGGCTTTATTCACAGCTCAGAAGTTACTCGACATCAAAGAATTCATTCTGGGGAGAAACCCTATGAGTGTAAGGAATGCGGGAAGGCTTTTAGACAGCACGCACAGCTCACACGACATCAGAGAGTCCATACTGGCGACagaccctatgaatgtaaggacTGCAGGAAGGCATTTAGTCGTAGCTCATACCTCATTCAACATCAAAGAATTCATACAGGTGacaaaccctatgaatgtaaggaatgtgggaaagcctttattcGTGTTTCACAACTGACTCATCATCAGCGAATTCACACTtgtgagaaaccctatgaatgcagGGAGTGTGGAATGGCCTTTATTCGTAGTTCACAACTTACcgaacatcagagaattcatcCTGGTATCAAACCTTACGAATGTAGAGAGTGTGGGCAGGCATTTATTCTTGGCTCACAACTCATTGAACACTACAGAATTCATACTGGTTAGAAAGCCTTGAGTGTGAGGGATAAAGATAAGCCTTTATGTGGAGTTCACATCTGGCTCAGTACTaggtaatttttaatgtaatgtaatTAATGTCAGAAAACACCTGTCACTTCCATCATAGAACATCAGAAAACTCACacccaaagaaaattaaataaatgtgggAATTCTTTTTGCCTCACTCACTGTTTCCTAAGCATCAGATAAtctatgctaaaaaaaaaaaaatgaatatagaaaagCTGCTTCTTGCcattcaaaatatgttaaatttctGACAACTTCTAATACAAAAATGACCCTATTAAAAGATtctgtggccaggcgtggtggctcatgcctgtaatcccagcactttgggaggccaaggccggcagatcattcgaggtcaggagtttgagaccagcctggccaatttggtgaaaccccatctctactaaaaatacaaaaattagccaggcatggtggcgggtgcctgtaatcccagtactcaggaggctgaggcaggaaaaccgtttgaacccaggaggcagaggttgcagcaagccgagatcacaccattgcattccagcctgggtgacaaggacaaaactctgtctcaaaaaaaaagaaaaaaagattctggctgggcgcagtggctcatgcctgtaatcccagcactctgagaggccgaggcgggcggatcacaaggtcaggagatcgagaccatcctggctaacacagtgaaaccccgtctctactaaaaaatataaaaaaattagctgggcgtaggccgggcgcggtggctcacgcttgtagtcccagcactttgggaggcctaggcgggcggatcacgaggtcaggagatcgagaccacggtgaaaccccgtctctactaaaaatacaaaaaaattagccgggcgtggtggcaggcgcctgtagtcccagctactcggagaggctgaggcaggagaatggcgtgaacccgggaggcggagcttgcagtgagccgagattgcgccactgcactccagcctgggcgacagagcgagactccgtctcaaaaaaaaaaaaaaaaaaaaaaaaattagccgggcgtagtggcaggcgcctgtggtctcagctactcgggaggctgaggcaggagaatggcgtgaacccgggaggaggagcttgcagtgagccgagatcgcaccactgcactccagcactccagcctgggtgacagagcaagactccatctcaaaaaaaaaaaaaaaaaaaaaaaggaaaaaagattctATGACTGTGCCTTTCATCATGGCATATACCTTACTTAGCAGTGCTCACTTCCCCTGATTATAGACTACATAGCATTCGGCAAGTTATGCAATCTCTCTGTCcctcagtttacttttttttttttttttcctgagacaaagtctagctctgtcgccaggttggagtgcagtggtgcgatctcagctcactgcaacctccgccttctgggttcaaacgattcttctgcctcagcctcctgagtagctgggattacaggcacgtgccaccacgccttgctaatttttgtatttttagtagagatggggtttcaccatgttggccaggatggtcttgatctcctgacctcgtgatctgcccacatcggcctcccagagtgctgggattacaggcgtgagccaccatgcccggcccagtttacttatttttaagtggTGATTATTATGTCTAATAGAATTtttatgaggactaaatgagatattttatgtaaagcCTTAGAAGTAATACCTATCACAcacaagtgctcagtaaatactagctattgtcattaattttattattagtatCACTGATAAGGAGTTCATATGAGAGGAGAGCCTTATGAATGCATCACATATCCAAAAGTCTTCATAACCAGTTGTTATGATCATTCTGAAAAATAGTGGGAAAGCATAATTATTATGAGGCCTTCAATCAAAAGGTTAGAAATTCAGAAGATTAGAAATTAACAGAAGAGTGGCCgggtaaggtggctcacacctgtaatcccagcactttgggaggccaaggcaggcggatcacttcagacgaggagtttgagaccagcctggccaatatggtgaaaccccgtctctactaaaaatacaaaactaagcCAGGTGgattggtgcatgcctgtagtcccagctactcaggaggctgaggcaggagaattgcttgagcctgggaggcggaggttgcagtgagctgagattgtgccactgcactccagcctgggtgccgaccctgtctcaaaaaaaaaaaaaaaaaaaactggtttagCGTAGCCAAAGCTGTACTCCCATCAGAACCTAAGAATTGAAGCTAGCGGCTTTGTTCTCCATGTGTAGATCTCCAGCACCTCATCACTGCCAGTCACATACTAAACATGTTGAGTGAATGAGTAGTCAACTCTCAAAGTTaggaaaaaattacaatataaacCAAAGTCAGCAGTAagattaattattaaaaataaaaacagattggAAAAACAGATTTCATCTGAAGATTGTTTGTTTAACAATACAATAAGACTATTTACAAGTGTGAACTAGGGAAAAAATATTATGAATGAGAAAGGGGGTAAAGATTTTTTAAGAATACCTTACTATGCATGACTTTACTCTGTTTTAAAATCTGGAGAGAatggatttttataaaaatatcaaaattgatTCCTAggattcctgtaatcctagcactttgggaggccaaggcgggcagatcacctgaggttagaagttcaagaccagcctggccaacatggtgaaaccccgttgctactaaaaatacaaaaattagctaggcgtggtagtgcatgtctgtaatcccagctacccgggaggctcagacaggagaatcactggaacctgggaggcggaggctgcagtgagccgagatcgtgccacagcactccagtctgggcaacagagtgagaccctgtctcaaaaaaaaaaaaaaattgtcactctGAATAGTTAAAGCACAATCATAGGATAAAATTGTTAAAGTTacaatttgttgttgttgggtttttttgttttgtttgttttttgagaccgagtctcacccaggctggagtacagtggtttaatctcagctcactgcaacctccgcctcccggattcaagcgattctcctgcctcagcctcccgagtagctgggattacagacgcccaccaccacgcccggctaatttttgtatttttagtagagatggggtttcaccatgttgcccacactggtctcaaactccttgacttcaagtgatctgcccacctcagcctcccaaagggctgggattaagGTTAGAGCCACTTCCTGGCCTAAAGTTACAATATGGTATGCAGACTTAAGTGAATCTTCATAAAATAGCTCTATGCCTTTCCCACCCTATTACCTTTTATGGAACAATCACTAACACCAAGTTCCTGTatatagtttgtgatttttaatttgcataagcatgtaatcccagcactttgggaagctgaggaaaaCAGATCAtgtgaggtgaggagttcgagaccagcctggccaacatggtgaaaccttgtctcaactaaaaaatacaaaaattagccgggtgtggtggctcatgtctgtagtcctagctacttggaggctgaggcacgagaatcacttgaacccaggaggcagaggctgcagtgagccaatatcctgccactgcac
This window encodes:
- the ZNF565 gene encoding zinc finger protein 565 isoform X2 — its product is MAQGLVTFRDVAIEFSLEEWKCLEPAQRDLYREVTLENFGHLASLGLSISKPDVVCLLEQGKEPWMIANDVTGPWCPDLESRCEKFLQKDIFEIGTFNWEIMESLKCSDLEGSDFRADWEREGQFERQVNEECYFKQVSVTYGHMPTFQHHTSHTVRQSRETGEKLMECHECGKAFSRGSHLIQHQKTHTGEKPFGCKECGKAFSRASHLVQHQRIHTGEKPYDCKDCGKAFGRTSELILHQRLHTGVKPYECKECGKTFRQHSQLILHQRTHTGEKPYVCKDCGKAFIRGSQLTVHRRIHTGARPYECKECGKAFRQHSQLTVHQRIHTGEKPYECKECGKGFIHSSEVTRHQRIHSGEKPYECKECGKAFRQHAQLTRHQRVHTGDRPYECKDCRKAFSRSSYLIQHQRIHTGDKPYECKECGKAFIRVSQLTHHQRIHTCEKPYECRECGMAFIRSSQLTEHQRIHPGIKPYECRECGQAFILGSQLIEHYRIHTG
- the ZNF565 gene encoding zinc finger protein 565 isoform X1, with the protein product MYPSQRIMPGLRTCPREESREIRAGQIVLKAMAQGLVTFRDVAIEFSLEEWKCLEPAQRDLYREVTLENFGHLASLGLSISKPDVVCLLEQGKEPWMIANDVTGPWCPDLESRCEKFLQKDIFEIGTFNWEIMESLKCSDLEGSDFRADWEREGQFERQVNEECYFKQVSVTYGHMPTFQHHTSHTVRQSRETGEKLMECHECGKAFSRGSHLIQHQKTHTGEKPFGCKECGKAFSRASHLVQHQRIHTGEKPYDCKDCGKAFGRTSELILHQRLHTGVKPYECKECGKTFRQHSQLILHQRTHTGEKPYVCKDCGKAFIRGSQLTVHRRIHTGARPYECKECGKAFRQHSQLTVHQRIHTGEKPYECKECGKGFIHSSEVTRHQRIHSGEKPYECKECGKAFRQHAQLTRHQRVHTGDRPYECKDCRKAFSRSSYLIQHQRIHTGDKPYECKECGKAFIRVSQLTHHQRIHTCEKPYECRECGMAFIRSSQLTEHQRIHPGIKPYECRECGQAFILGSQLIEHYRIHTG